A genome region from Mercenaria mercenaria strain notata chromosome 11, MADL_Memer_1, whole genome shotgun sequence includes the following:
- the LOC123532573 gene encoding short-chain collagen C4-like — translation MAVTMGYVFVLILLCNVLHANSEKRLVLEEMDIEQEIINLKQSMAQKDAQISALQKQIGSTYTRWGRTTCPGNGTVLVYSGFMAGTYHDDSQHKGSGANYLCLSDQPTWDHYSETVNNVIRITGVQYEFWMHTQHAHDLQEFFGSDVHDSEAPCAVCRAPRSTNVMIPGRTDCYPGWTKEYNGYLVGAYSGYDDAAEYVCLDRRPETVVHSGDSDDDNMLYFVEAYCGKSLECPPYVNNRELACVVCSM, via the exons ATGGCTGTTACGATGGGCTATGTATTTGTGCTTATACTTCTGTGCAATGTATTGCATGCCAATTCTGAAAAACGCCTCGTTCTTGAGGAGATGGATATAGAACAAGAAATAATCAATCTGAAACAATCAATGGCACAGAAAGACGCACAAATATCCGCTTTACAAAAGCAGATAG gTTCGACATACACAAGATGGGGTCGCACAACATGTCCAGGCAACGGAACAGTACTGGTGTATTCAG ggtttatggCGGGGACCTACCATGATGACAGCCAGCATAAAGGTTCGGGAGCAAACTACCTGTGTCTCTCTGACCAGCCAACATGGGACCATTATTCAGAAACTGTAAATAACGTGATTCGAATCACTGGCGTCCAATACGAGTTCTGGATGCATACACAGCACGCTCATGACCTCCAAGAATTCTTTGGATCTGATGTCCACGACAGCGAAGCTCCCTGTGCAGTTTGTCGGGCCCCAAGAAGCACTAACGTCATGATCCCCGGCCGCACAGACTGTTATCCCGGATGGACCAAGGAGTACAACGGATATCTGGTCGGCGCTTACTCGGGGTATGACGACGCCGCAGAATATGTATGTCTGGACCGGCGACCCGAGACCGTTGTTCACAGTGGAGACAGCGACGATGACAATATGCTGTATTTCGTCGAAGCATACTGTGGAAAAAGTCTAGAGTGCCCGCCATATGTTAACAACAGAGAACTGGCTTGTGTCGTTTGTTCTATGTGA